A stretch of the Bradyrhizobium arachidis genome encodes the following:
- a CDS encoding DUF169 domain-containing protein, whose amino-acid sequence MQHEIADPIDLSAIVADLNSLLRLKTSVIGMKLFARVEDMEAIPKIRRPSAVHTTDQIVSMASRLGWTVGITGDDLVGAQCRAVIGLAPQDEKWLSGENYVGVWHGTAEDARKRQEALDVVPFGQYKALAVSPLASGRLNPPDICMVYATPGQMIILINGLQYTGYKKFEWGVVGETACADSWGRAFKTGEPSLSLPCYAERRYGGVPDEEMLMALKPEHLAKAIVGMKALAKNGLRYPIPPYGIQSDVRAGMGVSYGKK is encoded by the coding sequence ATGCAACACGAGATCGCCGATCCGATCGACCTCTCCGCCATCGTTGCTGACCTCAACAGCCTGTTGCGCCTGAAGACGAGCGTGATCGGCATGAAGCTGTTTGCGCGCGTCGAGGACATGGAGGCGATCCCGAAAATCCGCCGGCCGAGTGCGGTCCACACCACCGACCAGATCGTCAGCATGGCCTCGCGGCTCGGCTGGACGGTCGGCATCACCGGTGATGATCTCGTCGGCGCGCAGTGCCGCGCCGTGATCGGGCTCGCGCCGCAGGACGAAAAGTGGCTGTCGGGCGAAAACTATGTCGGCGTGTGGCACGGCACGGCGGAGGACGCGCGCAAGCGCCAGGAGGCGCTCGACGTGGTGCCGTTCGGCCAGTACAAGGCGCTTGCGGTGAGCCCGCTTGCGAGCGGCCGCCTCAACCCGCCGGACATCTGCATGGTCTATGCGACGCCGGGGCAGATGATCATCCTGATCAACGGGCTGCAATATACCGGCTACAAGAAGTTCGAATGGGGCGTGGTCGGCGAAACCGCCTGCGCGGATTCCTGGGGGCGGGCGTTCAAGACCGGCGAGCCCAGTCTGTCCTTGCCATGCTATGCCGAGCGGCGCTATGGCGGCGTGCCGGACGAGGAGATGCTGATGGCCCTGAAGCCCGAACATCTCGCCAAGGCGATCGTGGGCATGAAGGCGCTGGCCAAGAACGGTCTTCGCTATCCGATCCCGCCCTACGGGATCCAGAGCGATGTGCGTGCGGGCATGGGCGTGAGTTACGGAAAGAAGTAG